TCGATCGTCCCGGCGTGGGCGGTCAGCGCCGTCAGCAGGGCCCGCAGTTCGGCGCGGCCGAGGGCGGCGCCGACGCAGAAGTGGGGCCCGTGGCCGAGCGCGAGATGCGGATTGGGGCGGCGGGCGAGGTCGAGGGTGCGGGGCCGGTCGAAGACCGTCTCGTCGTTGTTGGCGGAGGTGTTCCAGAGGGTGACGATGTCCCCGGCGCGCACCCGCTGCCCGCCGAGGGTGAGATCGCACCGGGCGGTGCGGGCGAAGTGCATGCCCGGGGTGGCCCAGCGCAGGATCTCCTCGACGGCGGTGTCCACACCGATCCGGCCCTCGCGCAGGGCGCGCCACTGGCCGGGGTGGCGGGCGAGGACGAGCACGGCGGTGATCGCCGACATCCGGGAGGACTCGTCGCCGCCCAGCAGCAGGCTGTAGCAGTTGAGCGCGATCTCCTCCGGGGTGAGCGGGCGGCCGTCCGCCTCGGCCGACGCGAGCATGCTGATGACGTCGTCGCCGGGGCGGGCCCGCCGTTCCAGGGCGAGTTCGACGAGGTACAGGACGATCTCGTTCCGGGCCTCCAGCGCGTCCAGGCGGTCGCCGTCCGGCCGTTCCGAGGCCAGGGCCGTCTTGCTCCACGCCAGCAGCTCCGCGCGGTCCCGGCCGGGGATGGACAGCAGATCGCAGATGGTGTTCAGGGGGATGTGCGCGGCGACATCGGCGGCGAAGTCGACGGTGCCCCGGCCCACGGTCTCCTCGACGAGCCGGGCCGTGCGCTCCTCGACGCGGCGGACCACCTCGCCGAGGACCCTCGGGGAGAAGGCGCGGAGCATCAGGCTCCGCAGCGCGCGGTGACGG
The nucleotide sequence above comes from Streptomyces clavuligerus. Encoded proteins:
- a CDS encoding cytochrome P450 — its product is MAPSLDLTDPAAFVRNDPYAYWQEIRVRSPVFWHPPAAGRPGFWVVSRYADVRACYDDGQRLGSARGTVLDVLLHGDDSAGGKMLAVTDRPRHRALRSLMLRAFSPRVLGEVVRRVEERTARLVEETVGRGTVDFAADVAAHIPLNTICDLLSIPGRDRAELLAWSKTALASERPDGDRLDALEARNEIVLYLVELALERRARPGDDVISMLASAEADGRPLTPEEIALNCYSLLLGGDESSRMSAITAVLVLARHPGQWRALREGRIGVDTAVEEILRWATPGMHFARTARCDLTLGGQRVRAGDIVTLWNTSANNDETVFDRPRTLDLARRPNPHLALGHGPHFCVGAALGRAELRALLTALTAHAGTIEQAGEGRRIYSTFLHGYSSLPVTFRPRRSAPRPDRP